Proteins found in one Candidatus Sulfotelmatobacter sp. genomic segment:
- a CDS encoding PLP-dependent transferase, with the protein DAVGPLAYAIKARVQLLRDVGAALSPFNAWLLLQGLETLGLRVERHSSNALRVAEFLRDHPKVLWVRYPGLPGDPAYDKARKYLPAGAGAIVTFGVKGGGEAARALIDRLQLFSLLANDGDAKSLVIHPASTTHQQLTPADQIASGVSDDLVRLSVGIESIDDILADLARALEAA; encoded by the coding sequence GACGCCGTAGGGCCCCTCGCCTACGCGATCAAGGCGCGCGTGCAGCTCCTGCGCGACGTGGGGGCGGCGCTCTCGCCGTTCAACGCGTGGCTTCTGCTGCAGGGGCTCGAGACGCTGGGTCTGCGGGTCGAGCGGCACAGCAGCAACGCGCTGCGCGTCGCGGAGTTCTTGCGCGACCATCCGAAGGTGCTCTGGGTGCGGTATCCAGGGCTGCCCGGCGACCCTGCCTACGACAAGGCGCGGAAGTACTTGCCCGCGGGCGCCGGCGCGATCGTGACGTTCGGCGTGAAAGGCGGCGGCGAGGCGGCCCGCGCGCTGATCGACCGGCTCCAGCTCTTCTCGCTGCTCGCGAACGACGGCGATGCGAAGTCGCTGGTGATCCATCCCGCGTCGACGACGCACCAGCAGCTCACGCCGGCCGATCAGATCGCCAGCGGTGTGAGCGACGACCTGGTGCGCCTCTCGGTCGGGATCGAGTCGATCGACGATATCCTGGCCGACCTCGCGCGGGCGCTCGAGGCGGCGTGA
- the metX gene encoding homoserine O-acetyltransferase produces MSAAVRIDERDVAIGALELASGTVLPEVVQRVTRYGVAPAADGSNVVLVPHALTGSSRVFEWWDGIVGTAALFDPDRWCIVGVNALGGCYGSTGPTTPAPDGRRWGPRFPVVTVGDLVEAQRRALAQLGIERLGVVIGGSLGGFQALQWAHAHRERVGHAIVVGAFDHLRAQGIAQNGAARDAIALDPAFADGWYDEQPVAGLKLARAIATLTYKSEHLFEERFRNRPDRAGGDPSRDLLHRFDVEGYLSHQGELFAKRIDANSYRTLTRAMDLFDLRGAERPAGPTRLTFVGIAGDQLYPPEYVWACTARWAEAGWDAAYRHLPSDHGHDAFLAEAGNLADLLRADLESGRLAVARG; encoded by the coding sequence GTGAGCGCAGCGGTCCGGATCGACGAGCGCGACGTCGCGATCGGCGCGCTGGAGCTGGCCTCGGGGACGGTGCTTCCCGAGGTCGTCCAGCGCGTCACGCGCTACGGCGTCGCGCCGGCCGCCGACGGTTCGAACGTCGTGCTGGTGCCGCACGCGCTGACGGGCTCGTCGCGCGTCTTCGAGTGGTGGGACGGCATCGTCGGCACCGCCGCGCTGTTCGATCCCGATCGCTGGTGCATCGTCGGCGTCAACGCGCTGGGTGGCTGCTACGGGTCGACCGGGCCGACGACGCCGGCGCCCGACGGCCGGCGCTGGGGACCGCGCTTCCCGGTCGTGACGGTCGGCGATCTGGTCGAAGCGCAGCGCCGCGCGCTGGCGCAACTGGGCATCGAACGGCTCGGCGTCGTGATCGGCGGGTCGCTCGGCGGGTTCCAAGCGCTGCAGTGGGCGCACGCGCACCGCGAGCGCGTCGGGCACGCGATCGTCGTCGGCGCGTTCGATCATCTGCGCGCGCAAGGCATCGCGCAGAACGGCGCCGCGCGCGACGCGATCGCGCTCGACCCCGCGTTCGCGGACGGCTGGTACGACGAGCAGCCCGTCGCGGGGCTCAAGCTCGCGCGCGCGATCGCGACGCTGACCTACAAGTCGGAGCACCTCTTCGAGGAACGCTTCCGCAACCGCCCCGATCGCGCGGGCGGCGATCCCTCGCGCGACCTGCTGCACCGCTTCGACGTCGAGGGCTATCTCTCGCACCAGGGCGAGCTGTTCGCCAAGCGCATCGACGCCAACAGCTATCGCACGCTGACGCGCGCGATGGACTTGTTCGACCTGCGCGGTGCGGAGCGCCCCGCCGGCCCGACGCGGTTGACGTTCGTCGGCATCGCCGGCGACCAGCTGTATCCGCCGGAGTACGTCTGGGCGTGCACCGCGCGCTGGGCCGAAGCCGGCTGGGATGCGGCCTACCGCCATCTGCCGAGCGACCACGGGCACGACGCGTTCCTGGCCGAAGCGGGAAACCTCGCCGACCTCCTGCGAGCCGACCTCGAGTCGGGCCGGCTCGCGGTGGCGCGCGGTTAG
- a CDS encoding serine hydrolase domain-containing protein, with translation MNHTLFSALALAAAATLCAGPPALAQPAPGALSAAQTAAIDAIGRASIDQGGAPSVSIAVLRGGTFVYRKQFGVSNVEDAVVPDDQTRYPIGSNTKQFTAVAILMLQDRGKLNVDAPLATYLPEIPHAKQVTLRNLLMHTGGYAEFTAREDFDEVGARPATPAQVVAASVKEPLAFKPGTKREYSNTGYMLLTMVIERLSHQSYGDFIRTHIFEPLGMTHSFVRTYDDTRPDVATEYDDYALGPWEHADHISYTWFGGAGSIITDPEDLAKWNAALDGGKLLSPRSQREMMTPVKVDATFPDYGFAIMVSKLPNGHREIYHGGNTMGAATQDARFPDDHLQIIVLANSGAYSYDEAVKAIYGILVPAPPATPGPTGKPAAKAPTPQGPKANPADVAAAKAWLENAIAGRIDDAKLRPDFRAHLIPAHRAALRALAELGPRTYVLIDTDRRPPATSYLFLVKTPKAELLYAFAKDDDGTIAAGDVIRHVIFPTAPSPTPTPLPSATP, from the coding sequence ATGAACCACACGCTCTTTTCCGCGCTCGCCCTCGCGGCGGCCGCCACACTCTGCGCCGGGCCGCCGGCGCTCGCCCAACCCGCGCCCGGCGCGCTGAGCGCCGCGCAAACCGCCGCCATCGACGCGATCGGCCGCGCCTCGATCGACCAAGGAGGCGCGCCGAGCGTCTCGATCGCCGTCTTGCGCGGCGGCACGTTCGTCTACCGCAAGCAGTTCGGGGTGAGCAACGTCGAGGACGCCGTCGTGCCCGACGACCAGACCCGCTATCCCATCGGCTCGAACACCAAACAGTTCACCGCGGTCGCGATTCTCATGCTGCAGGATCGGGGGAAGCTGAACGTCGACGCGCCGCTCGCGACCTATTTGCCCGAGATTCCGCATGCCAAGCAGGTGACGCTGCGCAACCTGCTCATGCACACGGGCGGCTACGCCGAGTTCACCGCGCGTGAGGACTTCGACGAGGTCGGGGCACGGCCGGCGACGCCGGCGCAAGTCGTCGCCGCGTCGGTGAAGGAGCCGCTGGCGTTCAAGCCCGGTACCAAGCGCGAGTACTCCAACACCGGCTACATGCTGCTCACGATGGTCATCGAGCGGCTCAGCCACCAGTCCTACGGCGATTTCATCCGCACGCACATCTTCGAGCCGCTGGGGATGACGCACAGCTTCGTGCGCACCTACGACGACACGCGACCCGACGTCGCCACCGAGTACGACGACTACGCGCTGGGCCCGTGGGAGCATGCCGACCACATCAGCTACACGTGGTTCGGAGGCGCCGGCTCGATCATCACCGACCCCGAGGACCTCGCGAAGTGGAACGCCGCGCTCGACGGTGGGAAGCTCCTCTCACCGCGCTCGCAACGCGAGATGATGACGCCGGTCAAGGTCGACGCGACCTTCCCCGACTACGGCTTCGCGATCATGGTCTCGAAGCTGCCCAACGGACACCGCGAGATCTATCACGGTGGCAACACGATGGGTGCGGCGACACAGGACGCACGCTTTCCGGACGATCACCTCCAGATCATCGTGCTCGCGAACTCCGGCGCCTACAGTTACGACGAAGCCGTCAAGGCGATCTACGGCATCCTCGTCCCGGCCCCGCCGGCCACGCCTGGGCCCACCGGCAAGCCAGCGGCCAAAGCGCCCACGCCGCAAGGACCGAAGGCGAATCCGGCCGACGTCGCCGCGGCGAAAGCCTGGCTCGAGAACGCGATCGCGGGCAGGATCGACGACGCGAAGCTGCGCCCTGATTTCCGCGCGCACCTCATCCCCGCGCACCGCGCCGCGCTGCGCGCGCTCGCCGAGCTGGGACCGCGGACGTACGTCCTGATCGACACGGACCGGCGCCCGCCGGCGACCTCGTACCTGTTCCTGGTGAAGACGCCCAAGGCCGAGCTGCTCTACGCCTTCGCCAAGGACGACGACGGCACGATCGCGGCCGGCGACGTCATTCGCCACGTGATCTTCCCGACCGCGCCGAGCCCGACGCCGACCCCGCTTCCCTCGGCGACGCCCTAA